Proteins from a genomic interval of Zingiber officinale cultivar Zhangliang chromosome 1B, Zo_v1.1, whole genome shotgun sequence:
- the LOC121969419 gene encoding protein ETHYLENE-INSENSITIVE 2-like isoform X1, whose product MPMASFPAIGPAFAISMGYVDLGKWLAAVDGGAQFGNDLMLLVLLFNLTAILCQYLATCVSIVTEKNLAEICRDEYSGTTCMILGGQAELSLIISNLTMILGVAHGFNLLLGVDLFACVCLAAAGSTILSFLMHLWVQNDRRVGLVCETISGMALVFYVLGVLISQPEIPLAKNIMFPKLSGESAYSLMALLGANIMVHNFYVHSSIVQQQQQKRPLNVPVGALLHDHFFAIMFIFTGISLVNYVLMNSAASVFGSTDMDLNFRDVSLLMDQIFRIPIAPIAVLLLIFCSQIGALSWNSDGPQLLHNSFGANVSVWNHFLLAKAFSVIPALCCAKIVGAEGIYQFLILCQVIQAMLLPSSVIPLFRVASSRSVMGEYKMAWYLDIMSLLAFLLILASNIIFINEMLFGNSSWINNLKENQRFGGTVTYAVILLAACALILFTLYLAVTPLKSASYFPEEGTMFSLKDELHEETKDDIRDKATTTTTKDECQPIEHQLSLEPIVENTVYHTDRSLSESIPERSDTAIDSDNDWRQTIDSAGASDMTFDSDHDCQQPFPGSSSPDIFITPIFEPELSKSIDVADLETVSDTSTSILLDTTVKERHQFEAEKKDLALEAAIASVMDKDKTLETNDSVGELLVPPVSEPMPHSRSEDSECGNTVPVKNSDVSGNLPKLSGLGRTTRRQFAAILDEFWGQLFDFHGKPSQEAVGQKYDSLLGLDLKSVSSVKGDIGAESSVSLHKDTDRGTIFPPNPMEYNSRKLKNLTSGDLSYGFQMGSSTWSQNMHAKTHFLNSAGSLPETNERRYSSLYLPQYSDNHDYQPATIHGYQLASYLKEIAAARNPCSSNVAPESPRVTKSSLKVPPGFGDSVPYSDRQNGLSSFAASSLQSPASRVSRMQAEGNFFNPSLVEPIENAGSFAYEKKYHSSPDISALIAASRNYYLNESKLGGPIGFRPSVGRMMTNQHQYLNPISRTAVSSPFNELYSPNLQRDALPPQPNLSSDTKSLWAMQPFEQLFTVPTREYDIGRRVVPDKPGHTFQDVFPYAEVECRLLQSLRSCIMKLLKLENSDWLFRPNDGCDEELIYQVATTEKNMCKVVEMNQLDYGELHLSPERKLSSVQRNEEADIACTLWLPNCRDGCIWCASLVVSFGVWCIHRILDLSLVESRPELWGKYTYVLNRLQGILDLAFSKHRAPLHSCSCLDVPVEITEPSNSPMWSKPINQSFTTAAMILDIIKEVEISVSGRKGRTGTAAGDIAFPKGKENLASVLKRYKRRLLNKSAGTQEVSLPRKIQTTPAL is encoded by the exons ATGCCCATGGCATCCTTCCCTGCTATTGGTCCTGCTTTCGCCATTTCTATGGGATATGTTGACCTTGGAAAATGGTTGGCAGCTGTTGATGGAGGAGCCCAATTTGGGAATGATCTGATGCTATTAGTTCTATTATTCAACTTAACTGCCATTCTGTGCCAGTATCTTGCAACTTGTGTTAGTATTGTCACTGAAAAAAATCTAGCAGAG ATTTGCAGGGATGAATATTCAGGAACAACCTGTATGATTTTGGGAGGTCAAGCTGAGCTCTCCCTGATCATTTCAAACTTAACTATG ATTCTGGGAGTGGCACATGGTTTCAATCTTCTGCTCGGTGTCGACCTATTTGCATGTGTCTGTTTAGCTGCAGCTGGTTCTACTATTTTGTCCTTTTTGATGCATCTCTGG GTGCAGAATGATCGGAGGGTTGGACTTGTGTGCGAAACCATATCTGGTATGGCTTTGGTGTTCTATGTCCTCGGGGTACTAATCAGTCAACCTGAAATTCCTCTTGCAAAGAATATTATGTTTCCCAAGCTGAGTGGAGAGAGTGCATACTCACTTATGGCCCTTCTCGGTGCGAATATCATGGTGCATAATTTTTATGTTCACTCTTCAATTGTTCAG cagcagcagcagaagaGACCCTTGAATGTTCCCGTAGGTGCTTTACTTCATGACCATTTTTTTGCAATAATGTTCATCTTCACTGGCATATCTCTGGTTAATTATGTGCTGATGAACTCAGCTGCATCTGTTTTTGGAAGCACTGACATGGATCTCAACTTCCGTGATGTGTCTCTGCTGATGGATCAG ATTTTTAGGATTCCTATAGCACCTATCGCTGTTTTGCTTCTCATATTCTGTAGTCAGATTGGAGCTTTGTCTTGGAATTCAGACGGGCCACAActtttgcataattcttttggtGCAAATGTTTCTGTTTGGAATCATTTTCTGTTAGCTAAAGCTTTCTCTGTGATTCCAGCACTTTGCTGTGCAAAAATTGTAGGTGCTGAAGGGATATATCAATTTCTTATTTTGTGTCAAGTTATACAGGCTATGCTTCTTCCGTCTTCTGTAATTCCGCTTTTTAGAGTAGCATCTTCAAGATCAGTAATGGGGGAATACAAAATGGCCTGGTATCTGGATATAATGTCTTTGTTGGCATTCCTTCTGATTCTCGCTTCAAATATAATCTTCATCAATGAAATGTTATTTGGAAATAGTAGCTGGATAAACAACCTTAAGGAAAATCAAAGATTTGGTGGAACAGTCACATATGCTGTCATTCTCCTTGCTGCTTGTGCTTTGATACTTTTTACACTATACTTGGCAGTTACACCTCTGAAATCTGCAAGTTATTTTCCAGAGGAAGGAACCATGTTTTCGCTGAAGGATGAACTGCACGAGGAAACAAAAGATGACATTCGAGATAAggctactactactactaccaaAGATGAATGTCAACCTATTGAGCATCAGCTTTCTCTGGAACCTATCGTGGAGAATACTGTGTACCATACTGATCGATCACTTTCGGAATCTATACCTGAACGATCTGATACTGCTATAGATTCTGATAATGATTGGCGTCAAACTATTGACAGTGCTGGTGCTTCTGATATGACTTTTGATTCTGATCATGATTGCCAACAACCTTTTCCTGGCTCCAGCTCACCTGACATTTTTATTACTCCAATATTTGAACCTGAATTATCAAAGTCTATTGATGTAGCTGACTTAGAAACTGTGAGTGACACATCCACCAGTATCTTGTTAGATACTACTGTTAAAGAAAGGCATCAATTTGAAGCAGAGAAGAAAGATTTGGCATTAGAAGCAGCTATTGCCTCTGTGATGGACAAAGACAAGACATTAGAGACTAATGATTCTGTGGGTGAGTTGTTAGTTCCTCCGGTCAGTGAGCCAATGCCACATTCAAGATCTGAAGATTCTGAATGTGGTAATACTGTTCCTGTAAAAAATTCAGATGTCAGTGGAAACTTACCAAAATTATCTGGACTAGGTCGCACAACTAGACGACAATTTGCTGCCATATTGGATGAGTTCTGGGGTCAACTTTTTGATTTCCATGGGAAACCATCACAAGAAGCTGTTGGACAAAAGTATGATTCTTTATTGGGATTAGACTTGAAAAGTGTTAGTTCTGTAAAAGGTGATATTGGAGCAGAGTCATCTGTTAGTTTACATAAAGACACTGATAGGGGAACAATTTTCCCACCAAACCCAATGGAATACAACTCTCGTAAGCTGAAAAACTTGACTAGTGGAGATTTATCTTATGGATTTCAGATGGGCTCTTCAACTTGGTCTCAAAACATGCACGCAAAAACACATTTTCTAAACTCAGCTGGCAGCCTACCCGAGACAAATGAAAGACGTTATTCTAGTTTGTATCTGCCGCAATATTCTGACAACCATGATTATCAGCCAGCTACAATCCATGGATATCAATTAGCATCTTATCTAAAGGAAATTGCTGCAGCAAGAAATCCTTGTTCCTCAAATGTGGCTCCTGAATCTCCAAGAGTTACTAAATCATCTCTTAAAGTTCCTCCGGGATTTGGGGATTCAGTTCCATACAGTGATAGACAAAATGGACTGAGTTCATTTGCAGCGTCTAGTTTGCAAAGTCCAGCATCTCGAGTTAGCAGAATGCAGGCTGAAGGAAATTTTTTCAATCCTTCTTTGGTTGAACCGATAGAAAATGCTGGCTCTTTTGCCTATGAAAAGAAATATCATAGTTCTCCAGACATTTCTGCCCTTATCGCTGCTAGCAGGAACTATTACTTGAACGAGTCAAAGTTGGGTGGTCCTATTGGTTTCAGACCATCTGTTGGTAGGATGATGACTAACCAACACCAATATTTGAATCCTATCTCCAGGACTGCAGTTTCATCACCATTCAATGAACTCTACTCACCCAATCTCCAGAGAGATGCTCTCCCACCTCAACCGAATTTGAGTTCAGACACCAAATCTCTTTGGGCTATGCAACCATTTGAACAATTATTTACTGTGCCAACCAGAGAATACGATATAGGCAGACGAGTGGTCCCTGACAAACCTGGACACACTTTCCAAGATGTTTTTCCTTATGCTGAGGTAGAATGCAGATTGTTACAGTCCCTTCGTTCTTGTATTATGAAGCTTCTGAAATTGGAAAACTCAGATTGGCTTTTTAGACCAAATGATGGATGCGATGAGGAGCTAATTTATCAAGTTGCTACAACGGAGAAGAATATGTGCAAAGTGGTTGAGATGAATCAATTAGATTATGGTGAACTTCACTTATCTCCTGAACGAAAGCTTAGTTCAGTTCAGAGGAATGAGGAGGCAGATATCGCTTGCACTTTGTGGTTGCCTAATTGTCGAGATGGTTGTATATGGTGTGCGTCGCTTGTTGTAAGTTTTGGAGTTTGGTGTATTCATCGGATATTGGATCTCTCCCTCGTGGAAAGCCGTCCAGAGTTGTGGGGCAAATACACTTATGTCCTCAATCGTCTTCAG GGGATTCTTGATCTTGCATTTTCTAAGCACCGCGCTCCTCTCCACTCTTGCTCATGTCTCGATGTACCAGTGGAAATTACTGAACCTTCCAACTCTCCTATGTGGTCAAAACCGATAAATCAATCCTTCACAACAGCAGCTATGATACTTGATATCATAAAGGAAGTTGAAATTTCAGTCTCGGGTCGAAAGGGTCGGACCGGCACTGCTGCCGGCGACATTGCTTTTCCAAAGGGGAAGGAGAACTTGGCATCTGTTTTGAAGCGTTACAAGCGCCGGCTCTTGAACAAGAGTGCTGGAACACAGGAAGTTTCTTTACCCCGCAAAATTCAAACAACTCCAGCTCTATAG
- the LOC121969419 gene encoding protein ETHYLENE-INSENSITIVE 2-like isoform X2, with protein sequence MPMASFPAIGPAFAISMGYVDLGKWLAAVDGGAQFGNDLMLLVLLFNLTAILCQYLATCVSIVTEKNLAEICRDEYSGTTCMILGGQAELSLIISNLTMILGVAHGFNLLLGVDLFACVCLAAAGSTILSFLMHLWVQNDRRVGLVCETISGMALVFYVLGVLISQPEIPLAKNIMFPKLSGESAYSLMALLGANIMVHNFYVHSSIVQQQQKRPLNVPVGALLHDHFFAIMFIFTGISLVNYVLMNSAASVFGSTDMDLNFRDVSLLMDQIFRIPIAPIAVLLLIFCSQIGALSWNSDGPQLLHNSFGANVSVWNHFLLAKAFSVIPALCCAKIVGAEGIYQFLILCQVIQAMLLPSSVIPLFRVASSRSVMGEYKMAWYLDIMSLLAFLLILASNIIFINEMLFGNSSWINNLKENQRFGGTVTYAVILLAACALILFTLYLAVTPLKSASYFPEEGTMFSLKDELHEETKDDIRDKATTTTTKDECQPIEHQLSLEPIVENTVYHTDRSLSESIPERSDTAIDSDNDWRQTIDSAGASDMTFDSDHDCQQPFPGSSSPDIFITPIFEPELSKSIDVADLETVSDTSTSILLDTTVKERHQFEAEKKDLALEAAIASVMDKDKTLETNDSVGELLVPPVSEPMPHSRSEDSECGNTVPVKNSDVSGNLPKLSGLGRTTRRQFAAILDEFWGQLFDFHGKPSQEAVGQKYDSLLGLDLKSVSSVKGDIGAESSVSLHKDTDRGTIFPPNPMEYNSRKLKNLTSGDLSYGFQMGSSTWSQNMHAKTHFLNSAGSLPETNERRYSSLYLPQYSDNHDYQPATIHGYQLASYLKEIAAARNPCSSNVAPESPRVTKSSLKVPPGFGDSVPYSDRQNGLSSFAASSLQSPASRVSRMQAEGNFFNPSLVEPIENAGSFAYEKKYHSSPDISALIAASRNYYLNESKLGGPIGFRPSVGRMMTNQHQYLNPISRTAVSSPFNELYSPNLQRDALPPQPNLSSDTKSLWAMQPFEQLFTVPTREYDIGRRVVPDKPGHTFQDVFPYAEVECRLLQSLRSCIMKLLKLENSDWLFRPNDGCDEELIYQVATTEKNMCKVVEMNQLDYGELHLSPERKLSSVQRNEEADIACTLWLPNCRDGCIWCASLVVSFGVWCIHRILDLSLVESRPELWGKYTYVLNRLQGILDLAFSKHRAPLHSCSCLDVPVEITEPSNSPMWSKPINQSFTTAAMILDIIKEVEISVSGRKGRTGTAAGDIAFPKGKENLASVLKRYKRRLLNKSAGTQEVSLPRKIQTTPAL encoded by the exons ATGCCCATGGCATCCTTCCCTGCTATTGGTCCTGCTTTCGCCATTTCTATGGGATATGTTGACCTTGGAAAATGGTTGGCAGCTGTTGATGGAGGAGCCCAATTTGGGAATGATCTGATGCTATTAGTTCTATTATTCAACTTAACTGCCATTCTGTGCCAGTATCTTGCAACTTGTGTTAGTATTGTCACTGAAAAAAATCTAGCAGAG ATTTGCAGGGATGAATATTCAGGAACAACCTGTATGATTTTGGGAGGTCAAGCTGAGCTCTCCCTGATCATTTCAAACTTAACTATG ATTCTGGGAGTGGCACATGGTTTCAATCTTCTGCTCGGTGTCGACCTATTTGCATGTGTCTGTTTAGCTGCAGCTGGTTCTACTATTTTGTCCTTTTTGATGCATCTCTGG GTGCAGAATGATCGGAGGGTTGGACTTGTGTGCGAAACCATATCTGGTATGGCTTTGGTGTTCTATGTCCTCGGGGTACTAATCAGTCAACCTGAAATTCCTCTTGCAAAGAATATTATGTTTCCCAAGCTGAGTGGAGAGAGTGCATACTCACTTATGGCCCTTCTCGGTGCGAATATCATGGTGCATAATTTTTATGTTCACTCTTCAATTGTTCAG cagcagcagaagaGACCCTTGAATGTTCCCGTAGGTGCTTTACTTCATGACCATTTTTTTGCAATAATGTTCATCTTCACTGGCATATCTCTGGTTAATTATGTGCTGATGAACTCAGCTGCATCTGTTTTTGGAAGCACTGACATGGATCTCAACTTCCGTGATGTGTCTCTGCTGATGGATCAG ATTTTTAGGATTCCTATAGCACCTATCGCTGTTTTGCTTCTCATATTCTGTAGTCAGATTGGAGCTTTGTCTTGGAATTCAGACGGGCCACAActtttgcataattcttttggtGCAAATGTTTCTGTTTGGAATCATTTTCTGTTAGCTAAAGCTTTCTCTGTGATTCCAGCACTTTGCTGTGCAAAAATTGTAGGTGCTGAAGGGATATATCAATTTCTTATTTTGTGTCAAGTTATACAGGCTATGCTTCTTCCGTCTTCTGTAATTCCGCTTTTTAGAGTAGCATCTTCAAGATCAGTAATGGGGGAATACAAAATGGCCTGGTATCTGGATATAATGTCTTTGTTGGCATTCCTTCTGATTCTCGCTTCAAATATAATCTTCATCAATGAAATGTTATTTGGAAATAGTAGCTGGATAAACAACCTTAAGGAAAATCAAAGATTTGGTGGAACAGTCACATATGCTGTCATTCTCCTTGCTGCTTGTGCTTTGATACTTTTTACACTATACTTGGCAGTTACACCTCTGAAATCTGCAAGTTATTTTCCAGAGGAAGGAACCATGTTTTCGCTGAAGGATGAACTGCACGAGGAAACAAAAGATGACATTCGAGATAAggctactactactactaccaaAGATGAATGTCAACCTATTGAGCATCAGCTTTCTCTGGAACCTATCGTGGAGAATACTGTGTACCATACTGATCGATCACTTTCGGAATCTATACCTGAACGATCTGATACTGCTATAGATTCTGATAATGATTGGCGTCAAACTATTGACAGTGCTGGTGCTTCTGATATGACTTTTGATTCTGATCATGATTGCCAACAACCTTTTCCTGGCTCCAGCTCACCTGACATTTTTATTACTCCAATATTTGAACCTGAATTATCAAAGTCTATTGATGTAGCTGACTTAGAAACTGTGAGTGACACATCCACCAGTATCTTGTTAGATACTACTGTTAAAGAAAGGCATCAATTTGAAGCAGAGAAGAAAGATTTGGCATTAGAAGCAGCTATTGCCTCTGTGATGGACAAAGACAAGACATTAGAGACTAATGATTCTGTGGGTGAGTTGTTAGTTCCTCCGGTCAGTGAGCCAATGCCACATTCAAGATCTGAAGATTCTGAATGTGGTAATACTGTTCCTGTAAAAAATTCAGATGTCAGTGGAAACTTACCAAAATTATCTGGACTAGGTCGCACAACTAGACGACAATTTGCTGCCATATTGGATGAGTTCTGGGGTCAACTTTTTGATTTCCATGGGAAACCATCACAAGAAGCTGTTGGACAAAAGTATGATTCTTTATTGGGATTAGACTTGAAAAGTGTTAGTTCTGTAAAAGGTGATATTGGAGCAGAGTCATCTGTTAGTTTACATAAAGACACTGATAGGGGAACAATTTTCCCACCAAACCCAATGGAATACAACTCTCGTAAGCTGAAAAACTTGACTAGTGGAGATTTATCTTATGGATTTCAGATGGGCTCTTCAACTTGGTCTCAAAACATGCACGCAAAAACACATTTTCTAAACTCAGCTGGCAGCCTACCCGAGACAAATGAAAGACGTTATTCTAGTTTGTATCTGCCGCAATATTCTGACAACCATGATTATCAGCCAGCTACAATCCATGGATATCAATTAGCATCTTATCTAAAGGAAATTGCTGCAGCAAGAAATCCTTGTTCCTCAAATGTGGCTCCTGAATCTCCAAGAGTTACTAAATCATCTCTTAAAGTTCCTCCGGGATTTGGGGATTCAGTTCCATACAGTGATAGACAAAATGGACTGAGTTCATTTGCAGCGTCTAGTTTGCAAAGTCCAGCATCTCGAGTTAGCAGAATGCAGGCTGAAGGAAATTTTTTCAATCCTTCTTTGGTTGAACCGATAGAAAATGCTGGCTCTTTTGCCTATGAAAAGAAATATCATAGTTCTCCAGACATTTCTGCCCTTATCGCTGCTAGCAGGAACTATTACTTGAACGAGTCAAAGTTGGGTGGTCCTATTGGTTTCAGACCATCTGTTGGTAGGATGATGACTAACCAACACCAATATTTGAATCCTATCTCCAGGACTGCAGTTTCATCACCATTCAATGAACTCTACTCACCCAATCTCCAGAGAGATGCTCTCCCACCTCAACCGAATTTGAGTTCAGACACCAAATCTCTTTGGGCTATGCAACCATTTGAACAATTATTTACTGTGCCAACCAGAGAATACGATATAGGCAGACGAGTGGTCCCTGACAAACCTGGACACACTTTCCAAGATGTTTTTCCTTATGCTGAGGTAGAATGCAGATTGTTACAGTCCCTTCGTTCTTGTATTATGAAGCTTCTGAAATTGGAAAACTCAGATTGGCTTTTTAGACCAAATGATGGATGCGATGAGGAGCTAATTTATCAAGTTGCTACAACGGAGAAGAATATGTGCAAAGTGGTTGAGATGAATCAATTAGATTATGGTGAACTTCACTTATCTCCTGAACGAAAGCTTAGTTCAGTTCAGAGGAATGAGGAGGCAGATATCGCTTGCACTTTGTGGTTGCCTAATTGTCGAGATGGTTGTATATGGTGTGCGTCGCTTGTTGTAAGTTTTGGAGTTTGGTGTATTCATCGGATATTGGATCTCTCCCTCGTGGAAAGCCGTCCAGAGTTGTGGGGCAAATACACTTATGTCCTCAATCGTCTTCAG GGGATTCTTGATCTTGCATTTTCTAAGCACCGCGCTCCTCTCCACTCTTGCTCATGTCTCGATGTACCAGTGGAAATTACTGAACCTTCCAACTCTCCTATGTGGTCAAAACCGATAAATCAATCCTTCACAACAGCAGCTATGATACTTGATATCATAAAGGAAGTTGAAATTTCAGTCTCGGGTCGAAAGGGTCGGACCGGCACTGCTGCCGGCGACATTGCTTTTCCAAAGGGGAAGGAGAACTTGGCATCTGTTTTGAAGCGTTACAAGCGCCGGCTCTTGAACAAGAGTGCTGGAACACAGGAAGTTTCTTTACCCCGCAAAATTCAAACAACTCCAGCTCTATAG